One Poecilia reticulata strain Guanapo linkage group LG4, Guppy_female_1.0+MT, whole genome shotgun sequence genomic window carries:
- the LOC108166236 gene encoding general transcription factor II-I repeat domain-containing protein 2A-like, protein MALSKKRKVDAENRAFNTEWTDAYMFILPPASTKPVCLICSETVALIKSANVKRHYETKHKAFDQSYPPKSELXTQKIRSLTAQYDQSTRVLSRXFSAQQRANECSLRVAWVLGKHKKPFTDASIVKECMTEICDLMTAVRSFQRKLQVYKEDLQGDYTHFPKVKEQVQGHRDVSSFXDFVDKLIENFSXRFDSFSIGEELTLFIQNPFLITDVRAFTNDVTHXFKWAXTGPLQMQMIDLQADVALKEQFARTESTTFWLQMVSETAFPDLKKVALFILTMFGSTYSCEAAFSTMNIIKTKYRSKLTNEHLHMCMRMALTSFXPRFKMLAGQVKAQFSH, encoded by the exons ATGGCGCTttctaaaaagagaaaagtagaTGCCGAAAATCGAGCGTTCAACACGGAATGGACTGATGCATACATGTTCATTCTTCCACCCGCGAGCACGAAACCAGTGTGCCTCATATGCTCCGAAACCGTGGCACTTATTAAAAGTGCCAATGTCAAGCGTCACTATGAGACTAAGCACAAAGCATTTGACCAATCATACCCCCCTAAGTCCGAACTCHGGACGCAGAAAATTCGAAGTCTCACTGCCCAATATGATCAGTCCACCAGGGTATTAAGCCGTRCTTTCAGCGCACAACAGCGTGCTAATGAATGTTCCCTCCGTGTTGCTTGGGTTTTAGGGAAACACAAAAAGCCCTTTACAGATGCAAGTATTGTCAAAGAGTGCATGACTGAA ATTTGTGATCTGATGACAGCTGTCCGCTCATTTCAACGAAAACTTCAGGTGTATAAAGAAGATCTGCAAGGAGACTACACACACTTCCCAAAAGTGAAAGAACAGGTGCAGGGYCAYAGAGATGTCTCCTCTTTTGYTGACTTTGTTGACAAGTTGATTGAAAACTTCAGCRAACGCTTTGATAGCTTCAGCATTGGAGAGGAGCTCACCCTCTTCATACAGAATCCATTTCTCATCACTGATGTCAGAGCATTCACAAATGATGTCACACATCMCTTCAAGTGGGCAAMCACTGGGCCTCTCCAGATGCAAATGATTGACCTCCAGGCAGATGTGGCCCTGAAAGAGCAGTTTGCAAGAACCGAATCTACCACATTCTGGCTCCAGATGGTTTCTGAGACAGCTTTCCCAGATCTGAAAAAAGTGGCCCTGTTTATCTTGACCATGTTCGGCTCCACATACAGCTGTGAGGCAGCGTTCTCTACAatgaacataataaaaacaaaatatcgtTCCAAGCTCACCAATGAGCATCTGCACATGTGCATGAGAATGGCCCTGACCTCCTTCAMGcccagatttaaaatgttggcaGGGCAAGTCAAAGCTCAATTCTCACACTGA